A single Montipora foliosa isolate CH-2021 chromosome 7, ASM3666993v2, whole genome shotgun sequence DNA region contains:
- the LOC138009576 gene encoding uncharacterized protein, which yields MVHSPHHGVSPPKKPDKIRVVFDCSPKFAGISLNDQLLQGPDLTNSLVGVLTCFRKEPMAFMADIEAMFYQVFVPEEQQDFLHLLWWPNGDLTAQLECRMTVHPFGAVSSPSCSNYALWKPANNNEGEYGSAVESMLHQNIYRDDCLHSVSTKLKPRNRSKVCVKYAQKADFSSLSSSATDTGVHSQGRTFQRRESVCVGVQWCIELDTFRFRITIKEKPLTRRGILYLLSSIYDPLGFAAPFTLKAKKLLQDLCKDEKLGWDNELRESYPNCWENWRSELPMLERILVPRCVKPIDFGEVKSRQVHIFSDASSVGYGSGHTYVFVTTKITYTALS from the coding sequence ATGGTACATTCCCCCCATCATGGTGTTTCTCCTCCTAAAAAGCCTGACAAGATCAGAGTTGTTTTCGATTGCAGCCCCAAGTTTGCTGGAATATCGCTAAATGACCAACTACTACAAGGGCCTGATCTCACAAATTCACTAGTCGGCGTTCTAACTTGTTTTAGAAAAGAGCCAATGGCTTTTATGGCTGATATTGAAGCCATGTTCTATCAAGTCTTTGTTCCAGAGGAGCAACAAGACTTCTTACATTTGTTATGGTGGCCAAATGGGGACCTGACGGCTCAACTGGAGTGCCGAATGACCGTTCACCCCTTTGGAGCTGTTTCCTCACCGAGCTGCTCTAATTACGCCCTGTGGAAGCCAGCTAACAATAATGAAGGAGAATACGGGAGTGCTGTTGAAAGTATGTTGCACCAAAACATCTACAGGGACGACTGCCTCCATTCTGTTAGCACGAAGTTAAAGCCAAGGAACAGATCAAAGGTTTGCGTCAAATATGCGCAAAAGGCTGATTTTTCCTCACTAAGTTCATCTGCAACCGACACTGGAGTCCATTCCCAAGGAAGAACGTTCCAAAGACGTGAAAGCGTTTGTGTTGGTGTACAGTGGTGCATCGAGTTGGACACCTTCAGATTTCGCATTACTATCAAGGAGAAACCtctaacaagaagaggaatactttacttactatcatCAATCTATGATCCCCTAGGATTTGCCGCTCCATTTACATTGAAAGCTAAGAAGTTGCTTCAAGACCTTTGTAAAGACGAAAAGCTAGGATGGGACAACGAACTCCGTGAATCCTACCCAAACTGTTGGGAAAATTGGAGAAGTGAGTTGCCCATGCTGGAACGCATACTTGTCCCTCGTTGTGTGAAGCCAATAGACTTTGGAGAAGTGAAGTCCAGACAAGTACACATATTTTCTGATGCCAGCTCCGTAGGCTATGGCTCAGGGCATACCTACGTCTTTGTGACCACGAAGATCACATACACTGCTCTTTCCTGA
- the LOC138010435 gene encoding uncharacterized protein has translation MSKVVPKVCKRLLRDLESSKTNQVRSLKVLYGKGLLSKEKYKAVRLNLTMTPKKSHKNVSLKFMPGVPLPKLLPYDKLMQFVKSVDIGNVRDMEEDFCSDLEEDGKVHGVYREIEEYLLELDKMYIYIDQEESFLLHFSCEPFHFRVAVGADGAPFGKDDEATAWLISFLNVGERIASENENFLIAGANCSESHVAMIRYARKLVSDIAYVEKQNYSLPDSDHVLKFTFELVPADMKWAATFCGEISNSAFYFSSFGNVNDDSKSTIGGSLGKDNNCTWRPWDYQSRLNVASKVNAKKEELEKSSYAESTKRNKLLNFIRSNSSRQEYEPILEQLVDKVYAEPLHNGNNAWQQLHEAMLSHSISKSNIPTSCNNPSKLPECPFSFHLATLKEMGATRLHKKVKKWFAKERNGSLSYRFTGKETKIFCHKFMTLIKAISCDEDDPINRLQLCAFAYVGLQLRDSVSTFSRLTVDETVVGELSESCRKYFNASAMFLNNVTPTVWTIGYAVPYHVGLLYKKFSLGLGINTTQGREAKHVRISQYAKHATLSTRWRLVMRHDYVTAVWLRKLEPFKSSYHKCTDVYLPKSIELPHFCYCGLEKPVSSAKCSFCSSELYRSIAASSAAGKLDAYLYRLLSASY, from the coding sequence ATGTCAAAGGTTGTTCCAAAAGTTTGTAAGAGGCTTCTTAGAGATTTGGAAAGCAGTAAAACAAACCAGGTACGCAGTCTTAAGGTTTTGTATGGTAAAGGTCTTCTTAGCAAAGAGAAGTACAAAGCTGTACGCCTAAACCTTACAATGACACCCAAAAAATCACATAAAAATGTGTCCTTAAAATTTATGCCTGGGGTACCTTTGCCAAAGTTGCTTCCATATGACAAGTTAATGCAATTTGTAAAATCAGTTGACATAGGTAATGTTAGAGACATGGAGGAAGATTTCTGTAGTGATTTAGAGGAAGATGGGAAAGTTCATGGTGTATACAGGGAAATAGAAGAGTATTTGCTAGAGCTTGacaaaatgtatatttatattgaTCAAGAAGAGTCATTCCTATTACATTTCAGTTGTGAGCCTTttcatttccgagttgctgttggAGCAGACGGTGCTCCATTCGGGAAGGATGATGAAGCAACGGCTTGGCTCATATCATTTTTAAATGTAGGTGAGCGTATTGCTTCTGAAAATGAGAATTTTCTGATCGCAGGTGCAAACTGCTCTGAGAGTCATGTTGCCATGATTAGGTATGCCCGTAAACTAGTATCTGACATTGCTTATGTCGAGAAACAGAATTACTCTTTGCCTGACAGTGATCATGTTTTGAAGTTCACTTTTGAGTTAGTTCCTGCTGACATGAAATGGGCAGCTACATTTTGTGGTGAGATTTCTAATTCAgcattttatttttcatctttTGGTAATGTAAATGATGATAGCAAGTCCACAATAGGTGGTTCCCTAGGGAAAGACAACAACTGCACCTGGAGACCATGGGATTATCAAAGCAGACTTAATGTTGCATCAAAGGTAAATGCCAAGAAAGAGGAATTAGAAAAAAGCAGTTATGCTGAATCaaccaaaagaaacaaattgttgAATTTTATTAGAAGTAACAGTTCTAGACAAGAGTATGAACCCATTTTGGAACAACTTGTAGACAAAGTGTATGCTGAGCCACTACACAATGGGAACAATGCGTGGCAACAATTGCATGAAGCAATGCTGAGTCATTCCATTTCTAAGAGCAACATCCCAACCTCATGCAACAACCCTTCCAAATTGCCTGAGTGTCCATTTTCATTTCATCTTGCAACACTTAAGGAAATGGGGGCAACTAGGTTGCATAAAAAAGTGAAGAAATGGTTTGCTAAGGAAAGGAATGGGTCCCTATCATATCGATTTACTGGCAAAGAAACTAAGATATTTTGCCACAAATTCATGACTTTAATCAAAGCTATTAGCTGTGATGAGGATGATCCTATAAACAGATTACAGCTTTGTGCTTTTGCATATGTTGGATTGCAGTTAAGGGATTCTGTCAGCACATTTAGCCGTCTAACAGTAGATGAAACTGTTGTGGGTGAACTCAGTGAGTCTTGCAGGAAATATTTTAATGCCAGTGCCATGTTTCTGAATAATGTCACCCCCACTGTGTGGACCATTGGGTATGCTGTGCCATACCATGTAGGGTTACTTTACAAAAAGTTTTCTCTGGGTTTGGGAATAAACACTACGCAGGGGAGAGAAGCGAAGCATGTTCGCATATCCCAGTATGCCAAACATGCCACCCTGAGCACAAGGTGGAGGCTTGTCATGCGACATGACTATGTAACAGCGGTATGGTTGCGCAAGCTTGAGCCCTTTAAATCATCCTACCACAAGTGTACTGATGTTTATTTACCAAAGTCAATTGAGCTTCCTCACTTTTGCTATTGTGGCTTGGAGAAGCCAGTCTCTTCAGCAAAGTGCAGTTTTTGTTCATCAGAATTGTATCGAAGCATTGCTGCAAGTAGTGCTGCTGGGAAGCTTGATGCATATTTATACAGGCTTCTTAGTGCTAGTTATTAG